A genome region from Gemmatimonadota bacterium includes the following:
- a CDS encoding TetR/AcrR family transcriptional regulator: MAEDRGHYDAKLALILRSAAAVFADKGYHQASIRDISRATGISLSGLYYYFRSKEELLFMVQDHCFGTILENLERLLAGIEDPQRRLRLLVANHLRFFVGNMKEMKVLSHEADSLTGEYRRRVNARKKRYTEICMQTLSELRPAGRPGDLRLAAFALFGMMNWIYNWYHPDRDVTVTELAEGMSKVFLEGYLSGLEAVAGPVIEHAPGEANPSIWRR, translated from the coding sequence ATGGCGGAAGACCGAGGCCATTACGACGCCAAGCTCGCCCTCATCCTCCGCAGCGCTGCCGCGGTCTTCGCCGACAAAGGGTACCATCAAGCCAGTATCCGCGACATAAGTCGTGCCACCGGCATCAGCCTCTCCGGCCTCTACTACTACTTCCGGAGCAAGGAGGAGCTGCTCTTCATGGTGCAGGATCACTGCTTCGGCACGATCCTCGAGAACCTGGAACGGCTGCTGGCCGGAATCGAAGATCCGCAGCGGCGGCTGCGACTGCTGGTGGCGAACCACCTGCGCTTCTTCGTGGGCAACATGAAGGAGATGAAGGTGCTCTCCCATGAAGCCGATTCGCTGACTGGAGAGTATCGTCGGCGGGTCAACGCCCGGAAAAAGCGGTATACGGAAATCTGCATGCAGACCCTGTCCGAGCTGCGCCCGGCCGGCCGCCCGGGCGACCTGCGGCTGGCCGCGTTCGCCCTGTTCGGGATGATGAACTGGATCTACAACTGGTATCATCCCGATCGGGATGTGACCGTGACGGAGTTGGCGGAGGGCATGAGCAAAGTCTTCCTCGAGGGATACCTCAGCGGGTTGGAAGCTGTGGCCGGCCCCGTCATCGAGCACGCCCCCGGGGAGGCGAACCCGTCGATCTGGAGGCGATAG
- a CDS encoding enoyl-CoA hydratase/isomerase family protein — MVKVLETAAEQERAPRELVHYAARDGVALITLDDPPANTYTYDMMRQLDEAILAARMADAVYVLVLTGAGEKFFSAGANINMLADVTAGFKYCFCLHANETLNRLEQTPKLVISALNGHTVGGGLEIALAADLRIARRGAGKIGLPEVSLGVLPGTGGTQRLSRLVGKSRAIELMATGRTFDFDEAKSLGIVNDVWDAESRDAFLERVLNYAGEFTPPNRASKAVGHIKRAVQTGWELPIAEGLAVERELQQLLFQSEDAREGLTAYTDKRKPQFRGK; from the coding sequence ATGGTGAAGGTGCTGGAGACGGCTGCGGAGCAGGAGCGGGCTCCGCGGGAGCTGGTGCACTACGCGGCGCGCGACGGCGTGGCCCTGATCACGTTGGATGATCCGCCGGCGAACACGTACACATACGACATGATGCGCCAGCTTGACGAGGCGATCCTCGCGGCGCGCATGGCGGATGCTGTGTACGTGCTGGTGCTGACGGGTGCAGGCGAGAAGTTCTTCTCGGCGGGCGCCAACATCAACATGCTGGCCGATGTCACGGCGGGCTTCAAGTACTGCTTCTGCCTGCATGCCAACGAGACACTGAACCGGCTCGAGCAAACGCCGAAGCTGGTGATTTCAGCGCTGAACGGGCATACGGTCGGCGGCGGCCTGGAGATCGCGCTGGCTGCGGACCTGCGCATTGCGCGGCGGGGCGCGGGCAAGATCGGCTTGCCCGAGGTGAGCCTGGGTGTGCTGCCGGGCACAGGCGGCACGCAGCGGCTGTCCAGGTTGGTGGGCAAATCCCGGGCGATCGAACTCATGGCCACTGGCCGAACGTTCGATTTTGACGAGGCGAAGTCGCTCGGGATTGTGAATGACGTGTGGGACGCCGAGAGCCGCGATGCCTTTCTGGAGCGGGTACTGAACTACGCCGGCGAGTTCACGCCGCCCAATCGGGCGTCCAAGGCGGTGGGTCACATCAAGCGCGCCGTGCAGACCGGCTGGGAGCTCCCCATTGCCGAAGGACTGGCGGTCGAGCGCGAGCTGCAACAGCTCCTGTTCCAGAGCGAGGACGCGCGAGAAGGCCTGACCGCGTACACCGACAAGCGGAAGCCGCAGTTTCGGGGGAAGTGA